Genomic window (Polaromonas sp. JS666):
AATACAAGTCATCAGATACAGATACAAGTCATAGAGACCATAGCTTGAACGCCCCTGAAAAACTGCCTTTGTTCACGTTGAGCGCCTGGAGCGCCCAGCAGCTTGAGACTATCGAGCAGGCCTTGTCCCGTTGGGTCGCTTGCCCGACCGATGCGCCCGCACCCGCGGGCCTGGGCGATGCCATGCGTTATGCCGTGCTCGACGGCGGCAAGCGCCTGCGCCCGCTGCTGGTGATGGCGGCCTGCGAAGCCGTGAACGGCAACGCAGAGGCCGCGCTGCGCTCGGCCTGCGCGGTGGAGCTGATTCACGCGTACTCGCTGGTGCATGATGACATGCCGTGCATGGACAACGACGTGCTGCGCCGTGGCAAACCGACGGTGCACGTCAAGTTCGGCGAGGCGCAGGCGCTGCTTGCGGGTGACGCCCTGCAAGCCCTGGCCTTTGAATTCCTCACACCCGACGATGGCTCGGTGGATGCCGCCACGCAGGCACGCCTGTGCCGCATGCTGGCGCAGGCCGCGGGCTTTCAGGGCATGGCCGGCGGCCAGGCGATAGACCTGGCCAGTGTGGGCCTGCCCCTGACGTCCGGGCAACTGCATGAAATGCACCGCCTCAAAACCGGCGCATTGCTGCAGGCCAGCGTGATGATGGGCACGGCCTGCGGCGCCGCGCCGCCGGCCGCCCAGCACGCCCTGCGCGAGTACGGCGCGGCGGTCGGCCTCGCATTCCAGGTGGTGGATGACATCCTGGATGTCACCGCGGATTCGGCCACGCTGGGTAAAACAGCCGGCAAGGACGCGGCCCAGGACAAGCCCACGTTTGTATCGCTGATGGGACTGCAAGCATCCAAAGACTACGCGCAGCAACTGCTGGGCAAGGCACTGGCCAGTCTTGACGCCAGCGGGCTTGGCAACACCCATGCCTTGCATGCGTTGGCCGACATGCTGGTCAATCGCCACCACTAGGAGCCGGGGACCGGCCTCGCCATAACAGACACACCACGATGTACCCATTGCTCGAAACCATCAACAGCCCCGCAGACCTGCGCAGGCTGCCCCGCGCCCAGCTCAAGGCCCTGGCTGACGAGTTGCGAGCCTTCGTGCTCGACAGCGTTTCCAAGACTGGCGGGCATCTGAGCTCCAACCTTGGCACGGTGGAACTGACGGTGGCGCTGCACTATGTTTTCAACACGCCCGAGGATCGGCTGGTCTGGGATGTGGGCCACCAGACCTATCCGCACAAAATCCTCACGGGGCGGCGCGATCGCATGGGCAGCCTGCGCCAGTTCGGCGGTTTGTCGGGTTTTCCGCGCCGGGACGAAAGCCCGTACGACACCTTCGGCACCGCGCATTCCTCGACCTCGATTTCTGCCGCGCTGGGCATGGCGCTGGCGGCCCACCAGCAGGGGGAAGACCGCCATGCGGTCGCCATCATCGGTGACGGCGCGATGAGCGCAGGCATGGCCTTTGAAGCTCTGAACAACGCGGGCGTGCATGACGACTGCAAGTTGCTGGTGGTGCTCAACGACAACGACATGAGCATCAGCCCGCCCGTCGGGGCCCTGAACCGCTACCTGGCGCAATTGATGAGCGGCCGCTTTTATGCATCGGCTAAAAATGTCGGCAAGCAGGTGCTCAGGGTGGCGCCGCCGCTGCTTGAACTGGCCAAACGCCTGGAGGCGCATGCCAAGGGCATGGTGGTGCCCGCCACGCTGTTTGAAAATTTCGGATTCAATTACATCGGACCGATTGACGGCCATGATCTGGAGTCCCTGATTCCCACGCTGGAAAACATCAAGCACCTCAAGGGCCCGCAGTTTCTGCACGTCGTCACCAAGAAAGGCCAGGGGTACAAGCTGGCCGAAGCCGACCCGGTGGCCTACCACGGCCCCGGCAAGTTTGACCCGGCCATGGGTCTGCAAAAATCCAGCGCGCCTGCCAAGCGAACCTTCACCCAGGTGTTTGGCCAGTGGTTGTGCGACATGGCGGAGCAGGACAAGCGCCTGGTCGGCATTACGCCCGCCATGCGGGAGGGCTCGGGCATGGTCGAGTTTCACAAGCGCTTTCCGGGCCGCTACCACGACGTGGGCATTGCCGAGCAGCATGCGGTCACCTTTGCCGCCGGCATGGCCTGCGAAGGGCTCAAGCCCGTGGTGGCGATTTACTCGACCTTTTTGCAGCGCGGCTATGACCAGCTGATTCACGATGTGGCGCTGCAAAACCTGCCGGTGGTGTTTGCGCTTGACCGCGCCGGCCTGGTCGGCGCCGACGGCGCCACGCATGCGGGCGCCTACGACATTCCGTTTTTGCGCTGCATTCCCAACATGAGCGTGGCCTGCCCGGCCGATGAGAACGAGTGCCGCAAACTGCTGAGTTCGGCGTTTGAGCAGAACCATCCGGTGGCCGTGCGCTATCCGCGCGGTGCGGGCGCCGGCGTCGAGCCTGAGCCGGGCCTGCAGCCGCTGCCCTTTGGCAAGGGCGAGATTCGCCGCGAAGGTTCAGGCGTCGCGATCCTGGCGTTTGGCACGCTGCTGTACCCGGCTCTGCAGGCGGCCGAGAAGCTGGGTGTCACCGTGGTCAACATGCGATGGGCCAAACCGCTGGACACCGAATTGCTGCTCAAGGTGGCGGCCAGCCATGAGGCACTGGTCACGCTGGAAGAGGGCGCCATCATGGGCGGTGCCGGCAGTGCCGTGGGCGAAGCGCTGCAGGCCGCCGGCCTCGGCAAGCCGCTGTTGCAGCTGGGCCTGAAGGACGAATTCATCGAGCATGGCGACCCCGCCAAGCTGCTGGCGCTGCAAGGCCTGGACGCGGCCGGTATTGAGGCCGCCGTCATGGCGCGGTTTGGGTCTGTGCTGCAGCCTGAAAAGTCCGGCAAGCCTGCCAAGCCGGCACTCAAGTCGGTCGCCTGAGTTCTCACATCTCTTCACTGGTTGAATCTAGCGTCCAGTTTTCCGCAGGATGCCCTTCGATACCTCAGGGTGAACGGCGGAGAAGGCGAACGCGAGGTTTCTACATTCCAGCCGGGGCCGCGGAACCGGCTTCGCCGGGCCGCAGGCGCAGCGGCCCCCGTCGGGGGGCAGAGAGCTACGCGCAGCGAGCGAACGAGGGGGCCACGCCGACAGCTTCCCGTCAGGTCTTCAAGGGTAAACCCGCGGGGATGCAGAGCGCCCCATTTTTACAATTTCCGAGGTCTTAGCAAACTGCAGCGCTGGCCGATCTGGCCAGTGCGGATTTCAATTCACAACTCGGAGTTAAACCTGATGGATCGTCGTTCCCTCATCAAGCACGCAGGCATTGCGGGTGTTCTGGCCGCCGGCGTCGCGCCTGCCGTTCACGCCCAGGCTGCGGTTCGCTGGCGCCTCGCCTCCAGCTTCCCCAAGTCGCTGGACACCATTTACGGCGGTGCGGAAACTTTTGCCAGGCATGTCAAAGCCGTGTCCGGTGGCAAGTTTGAGATTTCCGTCCACGCTGCCGGTGAGTTGATGCCTGCTTTCGGTGTGGTCGATGGCGTGCAGCAGGGCTCGATTGAGGCAGCCCATACGGCGCCGTACTACTTCTTCGGCAAGGATGAAACCTTTGCCATTGGCGGTGCGATTCCCTTTGGCCTGAACAGCCGCCAGATGAGCGCCTGGACTTTCGAGGGCAACGGCCTGAAGCTGATGCGCGAGTTTTATGCCAGGTACAACATCATCAGCTTCCCTTGCGGCAACACCGGTGCCCAGATGGGTGGCTGGTACCGCAAGGAAATCAAGTCGCTGGCCGACATGAAGGGTCTGAAGTTCCGCGTGGGAGGTTTCGCCGGCAAAGTCATTGAACGCCTGGGCGGCGTGCCGCAGAACATTCCCGGCGGCGAGATTTACCAGGCGCTGGAAAAAGGCACCATCGACGCAGCCGAATGGATCGGCCCCTACGATGACCAGAAGCTGGGTTTCAACAAGGTGGCGCCGAACTACTACTACCCTGGCTGGTGGGAGGGCGGCTTGCAGCTCGACCTGTACATCAACCAGAAAGCGTATGACGCGCTGACGCCCGAGTTCAAGGCCATTGTGGAAGTTGCCAGTGCCGCAGCGCATGTGGACATGCAGGCCAAATACGACACCAAGAACCCGACGGCCCTCAAGCAGCTCGTGGGCGCTGGCGCCAAGCTCCGCCCCTTCCCGGGCGATGTCATGAACGCGGCCTTCAAGGAATCCATGAAGCTCTATGAAGAGC
Coding sequences:
- a CDS encoding TRAP transporter substrate-binding protein, with amino-acid sequence MDRRSLIKHAGIAGVLAAGVAPAVHAQAAVRWRLASSFPKSLDTIYGGAETFARHVKAVSGGKFEISVHAAGELMPAFGVVDGVQQGSIEAAHTAPYYFFGKDETFAIGGAIPFGLNSRQMSAWTFEGNGLKLMREFYARYNIISFPCGNTGAQMGGWYRKEIKSLADMKGLKFRVGGFAGKVIERLGGVPQNIPGGEIYQALEKGTIDAAEWIGPYDDQKLGFNKVAPNYYYPGWWEGGLQLDLYINQKAYDALTPEFKAIVEVASAAAHVDMQAKYDTKNPTALKQLVGAGAKLRPFPGDVMNAAFKESMKLYEELSAKNENWRKVYADYAKFRGDQNLWFRFTEATFDRFMQGQKM
- a CDS encoding polyprenyl synthetase family protein → MNAPEKLPLFTLSAWSAQQLETIEQALSRWVACPTDAPAPAGLGDAMRYAVLDGGKRLRPLLVMAACEAVNGNAEAALRSACAVELIHAYSLVHDDMPCMDNDVLRRGKPTVHVKFGEAQALLAGDALQALAFEFLTPDDGSVDAATQARLCRMLAQAAGFQGMAGGQAIDLASVGLPLTSGQLHEMHRLKTGALLQASVMMGTACGAAPPAAQHALREYGAAVGLAFQVVDDILDVTADSATLGKTAGKDAAQDKPTFVSLMGLQASKDYAQQLLGKALASLDASGLGNTHALHALADMLVNRHH
- the dxs gene encoding 1-deoxy-D-xylulose-5-phosphate synthase, whose product is MYPLLETINSPADLRRLPRAQLKALADELRAFVLDSVSKTGGHLSSNLGTVELTVALHYVFNTPEDRLVWDVGHQTYPHKILTGRRDRMGSLRQFGGLSGFPRRDESPYDTFGTAHSSTSISAALGMALAAHQQGEDRHAVAIIGDGAMSAGMAFEALNNAGVHDDCKLLVVLNDNDMSISPPVGALNRYLAQLMSGRFYASAKNVGKQVLRVAPPLLELAKRLEAHAKGMVVPATLFENFGFNYIGPIDGHDLESLIPTLENIKHLKGPQFLHVVTKKGQGYKLAEADPVAYHGPGKFDPAMGLQKSSAPAKRTFTQVFGQWLCDMAEQDKRLVGITPAMREGSGMVEFHKRFPGRYHDVGIAEQHAVTFAAGMACEGLKPVVAIYSTFLQRGYDQLIHDVALQNLPVVFALDRAGLVGADGATHAGAYDIPFLRCIPNMSVACPADENECRKLLSSAFEQNHPVAVRYPRGAGAGVEPEPGLQPLPFGKGEIRREGSGVAILAFGTLLYPALQAAEKLGVTVVNMRWAKPLDTELLLKVAASHEALVTLEEGAIMGGAGSAVGEALQAAGLGKPLLQLGLKDEFIEHGDPAKLLALQGLDAAGIEAAVMARFGSVLQPEKSGKPAKPALKSVA